A window of Ignicoccus hospitalis KIN4/I contains these coding sequences:
- a CDS encoding P-II family nitrogen regulator — MTKLIIAFIRPEKLEDVKDELEKVGIYPMTIVEVKGRGTQKGVTLNYRGVPVTVEFIPKLQIELIVEDEEVDKAVEAIAKGAYTGHPGDGRIVILPVEKNIKIRDYYEKVLGGRGS, encoded by the coding sequence ATGACGAAGCTAATAATTGCATTCATAAGGCCTGAGAAGTTGGAAGACGTAAAGGACGAGCTCGAGAAGGTCGGGATATACCCGATGACTATAGTGGAAGTAAAGGGGAGGGGGACGCAGAAGGGCGTCACCCTAAACTACAGGGGAGTGCCAGTAACCGTGGAGTTCATCCCCAAGCTACAAATCGAACTAATAGTGGAGGACGAGGAAGTGGACAAGGCCGTAGAGGCGATAGCTAAGGGAGCTTACACCGGGCATCCAGGCGATGGGCGAATAGTCATCTTACCTGTTGAAAAGAACATCAAGATAAGGGACTATTACGAGAAGGTCTTAGGCGGCCGCGGAAGTTAA
- a CDS encoding replication factor C large subunit, translating to MSAVPWIIKYRPKRVEDVIDQEKAKEVLIPWIKKWLSGTPPEKRAALLWGPPGVGKTSLVEAICNEFNLEKIEMNASDFRRKGDIERVAIAAATKKPLPPWKGRLILLDEVDGLSPRGDEGAVAAILELIKKTKNPIVMTANDPWGTHLRPIREESLLVEFKRIPKTKAREFLLKICEKEGVYCEKEAVDYIIEKNKGDLRASINDLQSIAEAYGKVTLDLASALLVERDRVLTPWEMLQSLFYSKYSWQARKAVTSTDLDYDTLFLWIAENVPKQYGDDPYDLWRGMEAVSRADVIYGRIRRTMNWSLLPYFFNALGPGVALAKTKYHKRARWSYPEKIVLLARTKEERRVRDELASHLALLTHSSKSYVRREIIPMLQFIAQVNPNYFARLALGLRLSDPMIKYLAKSKYQLVKKYVEELKSSRTVKAEEQTKAKEVVKELKKEYEKGTKKGKGEKRRKGSDEGSGLLKWLKKD from the coding sequence TTGAGCGCAGTACCGTGGATAATAAAGTATAGGCCAAAAAGGGTAGAGGACGTTATAGACCAAGAAAAGGCTAAGGAGGTGTTAATACCTTGGATAAAGAAGTGGCTGAGCGGCACACCTCCGGAGAAGAGGGCCGCCCTGTTGTGGGGTCCTCCGGGCGTGGGAAAGACTAGCTTGGTCGAGGCTATATGCAACGAATTCAACTTAGAAAAAATTGAGATGAACGCTAGCGACTTCAGGAGGAAAGGAGATATAGAGCGCGTAGCCATAGCCGCCGCCACCAAGAAGCCCTTGCCGCCTTGGAAGGGGCGCTTGATCTTGTTAGACGAGGTGGACGGGCTCTCGCCCAGGGGGGACGAGGGGGCCGTCGCGGCTATACTGGAATTAATAAAGAAGACGAAGAACCCTATCGTAATGACGGCCAACGACCCGTGGGGGACTCACCTAAGGCCGATAAGGGAGGAGAGCTTGTTGGTCGAGTTCAAAAGGATACCCAAGACCAAGGCCCGCGAGTTCTTACTAAAAATATGCGAAAAGGAGGGCGTTTATTGCGAGAAGGAGGCTGTGGACTACATCATAGAAAAGAACAAGGGAGACTTGAGGGCGTCGATCAACGACTTACAATCCATCGCTGAAGCCTACGGCAAGGTAACCTTAGACTTGGCGAGCGCCTTGTTGGTCGAGAGGGACAGGGTGCTAACTCCTTGGGAGATGCTGCAGAGCTTGTTCTACTCCAAGTACTCTTGGCAAGCTAGGAAGGCCGTAACGAGTACCGACTTGGACTACGACACCCTATTCTTGTGGATAGCTGAAAACGTCCCCAAGCAGTACGGCGACGACCCTTACGACTTATGGAGGGGAATGGAAGCAGTTTCGAGGGCGGACGTGATATACGGCAGGATAAGGAGGACTATGAACTGGTCCTTGTTACCCTACTTCTTCAACGCCTTGGGCCCCGGGGTGGCGCTCGCCAAGACCAAGTACCACAAGAGGGCAAGGTGGAGCTACCCGGAGAAGATAGTGCTGTTGGCGAGGACTAAGGAAGAGAGGAGGGTCAGGGACGAGCTCGCCTCTCACTTGGCGCTCTTGACGCACTCCTCCAAATCCTACGTGAGGAGGGAAATAATACCTATGTTGCAGTTCATCGCCCAAGTGAACCCGAACTACTTCGCGCGGCTGGCGCTGGGCCTCCGCTTGAGCGACCCTATGATAAAGTACTTAGCAAAGAGTAAGTATCAATTAGTAAAGAAGTACGTAGAAGAGTTGAAGAGTTCCAGAACGGTAAAGGCGGAAGAACAAACCAAAGCGAAGGAGGTGGTAAAGGAACTCAAGAAAGAGTACGAGAAGGGCACGAAGAAGGGGAAGGGCGAGAAGAGGCGGAAGGGCTCGGACGAGGGCTCGGGCTTGCTGAAGTGGCTCAAGAAAGATTGA
- a CDS encoding replication factor C small subunit: MSAPEELLWAEKYRPKSLDEIVDQEDIVRRLKKFVEEKNVPHMLFAGPPGTGKTTAALALAHDLYGEKYRQYILELNASDERGIDVIRTKVKEFARSRTPPTVPFKLVILDEADNMTADAQQALRRLMEMYSTTTRFILLANFPSKIIEPVQSRCVYFRFRPLPKDKVIERLKYICQKEGVQCEEDALEEIYNISEGDMRKAINILQAAAALGKVTKDAVYKAIGYVHPSKIKEILEYALNGDFTKSAKLLRDVMIEYGLSGLDVLKMFQRELMGGSFELPEELKVLLADYAGEVQFRLAEGADDEVQLQAFLARLALLGPKFKGGAKR; this comes from the coding sequence TTGTCCGCTCCGGAAGAGTTGTTGTGGGCAGAGAAGTACAGGCCGAAGAGCTTAGACGAAATAGTGGATCAAGAGGACATAGTGAGGAGACTGAAGAAGTTCGTAGAGGAGAAGAACGTGCCGCACATGCTCTTCGCCGGCCCTCCGGGAACGGGGAAGACCACCGCGGCCCTCGCCCTCGCCCACGACCTTTATGGAGAAAAGTATAGGCAATACATCTTGGAACTTAACGCAAGCGACGAAAGAGGCATAGACGTTATAAGGACCAAGGTGAAAGAGTTCGCGAGGTCTAGGACCCCTCCCACAGTCCCCTTCAAGTTGGTCATACTGGACGAGGCCGACAACATGACCGCCGACGCCCAGCAAGCCCTCAGGAGGCTTATGGAGATGTACTCCACTACCACTAGGTTCATACTGTTAGCTAACTTCCCGAGCAAGATAATTGAGCCCGTGCAGTCTAGGTGCGTGTACTTCCGCTTCCGCCCCCTGCCTAAGGATAAGGTAATAGAAAGACTCAAGTACATCTGTCAGAAGGAAGGGGTCCAATGCGAGGAGGACGCTCTGGAGGAGATATACAACATCTCGGAAGGAGACATGAGGAAGGCTATAAACATCCTTCAAGCAGCAGCTGCCTTGGGCAAGGTAACTAAAGACGCGGTCTATAAGGCCATAGGCTACGTCCATCCGAGCAAGATAAAGGAGATCCTCGAGTATGCCCTCAACGGCGACTTCACCAAGTCCGCTAAGCTTCTAAGGGACGTCATGATAGAGTACGGCCTCTCCGGGCTGGACGTGCTGAAGATGTTCCAAAGGGAGTTGATGGGCGGGAGCTTCGAGCTTCCGGAAGAGCTCAAAGTGTTGCTGGCGGACTACGCGGGAGAGGTGCAGTTCAGGCTGGCAGAGGGCGCGGACGACGAGGTCCAGCTACAAGCGTTCTTGGCGAGGCTGGCCCTGTTGGGCCCTAAGTTCAAGGGAGGTGCTAAGCGTTGA
- a CDS encoding transcriptional regulator: MRISREILNRPTMLKALIVLKDSGPMTLSALSRALGTNKRRLKVYLEFLVSEGYVGVEECCGVRTYYLKEEIEL; this comes from the coding sequence TTGCGCATCTCGCGTGAAATACTGAATAGGCCGACTATGTTAAAGGCGCTCATAGTGTTAAAGGACAGCGGCCCGATGACCCTAAGTGCCTTGAGCCGCGCGCTCGGCACAAACAAGCGAAGGTTGAAGGTTTACTTGGAGTTCTTAGTGTCAGAGGGCTACGTAGGGGTGGAGGAGTGCTGCGGGGTTAGGACTTACTACCTCAAGGAGGAGATCGAGCTATAG
- a CDS encoding DUF2070 family protein produces the protein MNTLLKYYKLLVTLPRDEVAYALAALSASALSLRDPLTLLSLIVFSILFYEERVLNGRRLAFLIALSSLASLAGKRPLAALFEGVAAALYSPNPLLILLAPNVLYLASPEAVIALMPVILAVVYGKLVGTVDFGIAWLRAWMGDDYWPLERFVHDRGRTKEAKEIRVGPLVFTDAHFGLMRYSMGSVLPHLMALNGAVPHRLCGSHENNPASRWEAYALVRGLKHGREGKAELTKMKGEGVNVYVYSFEGGCVAVVEHPSGADDLPCVEWRCEVADPHNAEGPSPSPQKLLEELSSCEPTERVELKEPKVYEVEFEGEGLCERKGFLIDWGPFKHAVAFGNNAVNGKNKLEGIDLISTVDDHSCAGFGRSTYEPSSFKGFKVIKGRAEPIHIAINKVKYVAMGESMVSKEAEEVTVKSVKVGIAAAASAIMIALLA, from the coding sequence TTGAACACGCTTCTAAAATACTACAAGCTGCTCGTGACACTGCCGAGGGACGAGGTCGCCTACGCGCTGGCCGCCCTCTCGGCTTCTGCCTTGAGCCTTAGAGACCCCTTAACGCTGCTCTCCCTAATCGTCTTTTCTATTTTATTTTACGAGGAAAGGGTGCTGAACGGGAGGAGGCTCGCCTTCCTTATTGCTCTATCCTCTCTCGCTTCCCTAGCGGGGAAACGCCCCCTAGCTGCCCTCTTCGAGGGCGTCGCCGCGGCGCTGTACTCGCCTAACCCCCTCTTGATACTGCTTGCCCCCAACGTGCTGTACCTAGCCAGCCCGGAAGCAGTCATCGCCTTGATGCCCGTAATCCTAGCCGTAGTTTATGGAAAGCTCGTCGGCACGGTTGACTTCGGAATAGCGTGGCTCAGGGCGTGGATGGGCGACGACTACTGGCCCCTCGAGAGGTTCGTCCACGACCGCGGGAGGACTAAGGAGGCCAAGGAAATAAGGGTCGGACCGCTCGTCTTCACTGATGCACACTTCGGCTTGATGAGGTACTCAATGGGCTCGGTGCTGCCTCACCTAATGGCGTTAAACGGGGCCGTGCCCCACCGCTTGTGCGGTTCGCACGAAAACAACCCGGCCTCGAGGTGGGAGGCCTACGCCTTGGTCAGGGGGCTAAAGCACGGGCGGGAGGGCAAGGCGGAGTTGACGAAGATGAAGGGGGAAGGAGTTAACGTCTACGTCTATTCGTTCGAAGGGGGGTGCGTCGCGGTAGTGGAACACCCCTCCGGCGCGGACGACTTGCCTTGCGTGGAGTGGAGGTGTGAGGTAGCTGACCCGCACAACGCCGAGGGGCCCTCGCCGTCCCCCCAGAAGCTCTTGGAGGAGCTGAGCTCTTGCGAGCCGACGGAGAGGGTAGAGTTGAAGGAACCGAAGGTCTACGAGGTCGAGTTCGAGGGGGAGGGGCTGTGCGAGCGCAAGGGCTTCTTAATAGACTGGGGACCGTTCAAACACGCGGTGGCGTTTGGGAACAACGCCGTTAATGGAAAGAACAAGTTGGAAGGGATTGACTTAATCAGCACGGTAGACGACCACAGTTGCGCGGGCTTCGGGAGGAGTACCTACGAGCCGTCCTCCTTCAAGGGCTTCAAGGTAATAAAGGGAAGAGCTGAACCGATACATATTGCAATTAATAAGGTAAAGTACGTTGCAATGGGAGAATCTATGGTTAGCAAAGAAGCTGAAGAGGTCACGGTCAAGTCAGTGAAGGTGGGGATCGCGGCGGCCGCCTCCGCAATAATGATCGCGCTGCTGGCGTGA
- a CDS encoding DNA replication complex GINS family protein: MERNLYLEERVKVILLKEVSDLFDGETFLKLGKGMEVELPRWLAKKLVDMNYAKYVKEKGVDETLKEVAKFRFLESKKDDPLPTQLPQDFFKRVREVVDKYKNPVFEGKDVEELAQKLLKVTKIKAQLEELIDLRLMKIISKIINEGEVPVSLRERLTPEEQVIADELEGDISQWKRVVIGE; the protein is encoded by the coding sequence TTGGAAAGGAACCTTTACTTAGAGGAGAGGGTCAAGGTCATTCTGTTGAAAGAAGTGAGCGACTTGTTCGACGGAGAGACCTTCTTGAAGCTCGGTAAGGGCATGGAGGTGGAGCTCCCGCGCTGGCTGGCGAAGAAGTTAGTTGACATGAACTATGCCAAGTACGTAAAAGAGAAGGGTGTGGACGAGACACTTAAGGAAGTGGCCAAGTTCAGGTTCCTCGAATCGAAGAAGGACGACCCCTTGCCGACCCAACTCCCTCAAGACTTCTTCAAGAGGGTTAGGGAGGTTGTTGACAAGTACAAGAACCCTGTCTTCGAGGGGAAGGACGTAGAGGAGCTCGCCCAGAAGCTGTTGAAGGTAACCAAGATCAAGGCGCAGTTGGAGGAATTAATAGATTTGAGGTTGATGAAGATAATATCTAAGATAATAAACGAGGGGGAAGTTCCCGTCAGCTTGAGGGAGAGGCTGACGCCGGAGGAGCAAGTGATCGCGGACGAGCTGGAGGGCGACATATCTCAGTGGAAGAGGGTGGTGATCGGTGAGTGA
- the mcm gene encoding minichromosome maintenance protein MCM — protein MSEAGFLEEKLPVEERFREFLESYEVNGRVKYKDEIRNAVAERRASVVVDFTDVIEFDQELAEEIVENPLETLDKLDQVVTEIASAFANKKYPMRVRFTNLPEKVRLRDLRERYVGKLVAFDGIVTKATNVKGKPKKLYFRCEACGTVFPVEQRGKYYQAPTVCPNPECPKKTGPFTLLENHPKNEYVDWQLLVVQEKPEELPPGQMPRSIEVIVEGKDLVDVARPGDRVTVIGVLEAVPNRVPKRGSMVVFDFKMIANNIEVSQKVLEDVHLSPEDVERIKELSKDPWIHKSIILSIAPAIYGHWDIKEAIAFALFGGVPKELEDGTRIRGDIHVLIIGDPGTAKSQLLQYAARIAPRSVYTTGKGSTAAGLTAAVVRDNITGEYYLEAGALVLADGGVAVIDEIDKMREEDRSAIHEAMEQQTVSIAKAGIVAKLNARCAVLAAGNPRYGRYVPERSVAENINLPPSILSRFDLIFVLRDVPDPKRDRRLVRYILNVHKEADKIVPEIPADLLKKYIAYARKSVKPKLSEAAARIIENFFVDLRKTAAENPEMGVPITARQLEALVRMSEAHAKMALRSVVEEADAIEAVRMMLAFLSTAGVDVETGRIDIDTIYVGVSKSNRQKRLILKDIIKEKFKEKGTCVHLKEVVREARKRGLNEEEIEQILTQMVNQGEIYEPKTACYSPL, from the coding sequence GTGAGTGAGGCGGGCTTCCTCGAGGAGAAGTTACCGGTCGAGGAGCGGTTCAGAGAGTTCTTGGAGTCCTACGAAGTAAACGGGAGAGTGAAGTACAAGGACGAAATAAGGAACGCCGTGGCCGAGAGGAGGGCGAGCGTAGTAGTCGACTTCACCGACGTAATAGAGTTTGACCAAGAGTTGGCCGAAGAGATAGTCGAGAACCCGCTGGAAACGTTAGATAAACTGGATCAAGTAGTTACAGAAATAGCAAGCGCGTTTGCAAACAAAAAGTACCCGATGAGAGTTCGCTTCACCAACTTGCCGGAGAAGGTGAGGCTCAGAGACCTTAGAGAGAGGTACGTCGGCAAGTTAGTGGCGTTCGACGGGATAGTTACGAAGGCGACCAACGTAAAGGGCAAGCCGAAGAAGCTCTACTTCCGGTGCGAGGCGTGCGGGACGGTGTTCCCGGTCGAGCAGAGGGGAAAGTACTACCAAGCCCCTACCGTCTGTCCCAACCCGGAGTGTCCTAAGAAGACCGGCCCTTTCACCTTGTTAGAGAACCACCCCAAGAACGAGTACGTGGACTGGCAGCTCCTAGTGGTGCAAGAGAAGCCGGAGGAGCTCCCGCCGGGACAAATGCCTAGGAGCATAGAAGTTATAGTGGAGGGCAAGGACCTCGTCGACGTAGCGCGCCCCGGAGATAGGGTTACAGTAATAGGCGTCTTGGAGGCGGTTCCCAACAGAGTGCCCAAGAGAGGTTCCATGGTGGTTTTCGACTTCAAGATGATAGCCAACAACATAGAGGTTTCGCAGAAGGTGTTGGAAGACGTCCACTTGAGTCCGGAGGACGTCGAAAGAATAAAGGAGCTCTCGAAAGACCCCTGGATCCACAAGAGCATAATCTTGAGCATAGCCCCGGCTATATACGGCCACTGGGACATAAAGGAGGCGATAGCCTTCGCGCTCTTCGGAGGGGTACCGAAGGAGCTGGAGGACGGAACTAGGATAAGGGGCGACATCCACGTCTTGATAATAGGGGACCCGGGCACGGCCAAGTCCCAGCTCTTGCAGTACGCAGCTAGGATAGCGCCGAGGAGCGTTTACACGACCGGCAAGGGGAGCACCGCGGCGGGCCTCACGGCTGCAGTAGTTAGGGACAACATAACCGGCGAATACTACCTAGAGGCCGGCGCCTTAGTGTTGGCGGACGGCGGAGTGGCGGTCATAGACGAGATAGACAAGATGAGGGAGGAGGACCGGTCGGCCATACACGAAGCTATGGAGCAGCAGACGGTCTCCATAGCTAAGGCGGGAATAGTGGCCAAGCTCAACGCCCGCTGCGCGGTGCTCGCGGCGGGCAACCCCCGGTACGGCCGCTACGTGCCCGAGAGGTCCGTGGCGGAGAACATAAACTTGCCCCCGAGCATACTCTCGAGGTTCGACCTAATATTCGTCTTGAGGGACGTCCCTGACCCGAAGAGGGATAGGAGGTTAGTAAGGTACATATTGAACGTACACAAGGAGGCCGACAAGATAGTCCCGGAGATACCGGCGGACTTGCTGAAGAAGTACATAGCCTACGCGCGGAAGAGCGTGAAGCCCAAGCTCTCGGAGGCCGCGGCGAGGATAATCGAGAACTTCTTCGTAGACTTGAGGAAGACCGCGGCCGAGAACCCGGAGATGGGCGTCCCCATAACAGCGAGGCAGCTGGAAGCTCTGGTCAGGATGAGCGAGGCCCACGCGAAGATGGCCCTCAGAAGCGTGGTGGAGGAGGCCGACGCGATAGAGGCTGTCCGCATGATGCTCGCATTCTTAAGTACGGCTGGGGTCGACGTAGAGACCGGCAGGATAGACATAGATACCATATACGTGGGCGTTTCCAAGAGCAACCGCCAAAAGAGGCTGATATTGAAGGACATAATCAAAGAGAAGTTTAAGGAGAAGGGGACTTGTGTGCACTTGAAGGAGGTAGTCAGGGAGGCGAGGAAGAGGGGTCTGAACGAGGAAGAGATAGAGCAAATACTGACCCAGATGGTCAACCAAGGCGAGATATACGAGCCCAAGACCGCCTGTTACTCCCCGCTATAG
- a CDS encoding ORC1-type DNA replication protein: protein MSSELFDEIYSGGHRVIKNEELLHPDTVPPRMPHREEELKKLAYLFMSLVKEPGETFNFAVISGKQGVGKTHSTIFFYEHGLAKHLKEKQGKEIILAHVNCFKNSTLNSILATVLNSMLRVPQPARGLSPKEQLDIIMNRLERKDRYMLLVLDDFHVALQRQGESLTNFFVRMYEDSEYKKKRVHVVFIVRDFDVMERYLSDQKAKLNLKSRHIHFDPYTSSQLFDILEDRAKLALYESSYDEEVLWEISRMIGYDVNPTLPDSGSARFAIEMLYYAARNAEEHGRSQITIDDVRVAWGVLSERGGDLIRISEALEDLNDHQLLLLLSLLNLLKLDPEGVPIGRIEEEYREVCEVAGVEPRKHTQVYQYVTDMEKKGIVDRIVGKVKNSKGRSSIISVRYPPDAMRRRVLEILKRRGYNVAHLA, encoded by the coding sequence GTGAGCAGCGAGCTCTTCGACGAAATATACTCGGGGGGTCACAGGGTCATAAAGAACGAGGAGCTCCTGCACCCGGACACAGTGCCCCCTAGAATGCCCCACAGGGAGGAGGAACTCAAGAAGTTGGCCTACCTCTTCATGTCCTTGGTTAAGGAACCCGGAGAGACCTTCAACTTCGCGGTTATATCGGGGAAGCAAGGGGTAGGCAAGACCCACTCCACAATCTTCTTCTACGAGCACGGACTCGCTAAACATTTAAAAGAGAAACAAGGAAAAGAGATAATACTGGCCCATGTGAACTGCTTCAAGAACAGCACTTTGAACTCCATCTTGGCCACGGTATTAAACAGCATGCTGAGGGTCCCTCAGCCCGCCCGGGGGCTCTCGCCCAAGGAGCAGCTGGACATAATTATGAATAGATTAGAGAGGAAGGATCGCTACATGCTCTTGGTCCTCGACGACTTCCACGTGGCCCTCCAGAGGCAAGGCGAGTCCTTGACCAACTTCTTCGTCCGCATGTACGAGGACTCCGAGTACAAGAAGAAGAGGGTCCACGTCGTTTTCATAGTTAGAGATTTTGATGTTATGGAGAGGTACTTAAGCGATCAAAAGGCTAAACTTAACTTGAAGAGTCGCCACATACACTTCGACCCCTACACGAGCTCTCAACTCTTCGACATTCTGGAAGACAGGGCGAAGCTTGCCCTCTACGAGAGCTCTTACGACGAAGAAGTACTGTGGGAGATCTCTAGGATGATAGGTTACGACGTGAACCCCACTTTGCCCGACTCCGGGAGCGCGCGGTTCGCTATAGAGATGTTATACTACGCCGCGAGGAACGCAGAAGAGCACGGGAGGAGTCAAATAACGATTGACGACGTTAGGGTCGCTTGGGGGGTCTTGAGCGAGAGGGGAGGGGACTTGATTAGGATAAGCGAGGCGTTGGAAGACCTTAACGACCACCAGCTCTTGCTGCTCCTCTCCCTGTTGAACTTGTTGAAGCTGGACCCCGAGGGGGTGCCCATAGGTAGGATAGAGGAGGAGTACAGGGAGGTGTGCGAAGTGGCGGGCGTGGAGCCTAGGAAGCACACCCAAGTCTACCAGTACGTGACGGACATGGAGAAGAAAGGCATCGTAGACAGGATCGTGGGTAAGGTGAAGAACTCAAAGGGGAGGTCCTCCATAATAAGCGTGAGGTACCCTCCGGACGCCATGAGGAGGAGAGTCCTCGAGATACTTAAGAGGAGGGGGTACAACGTTGCGCATCTCGCGTGA
- the trpS gene encoding tryptophan--tRNA ligase, translating into MNGDLQKSTDYDRLIKVFGVTPLSEEVLNKLPERHKLFEIGYFFAHRDFDKVLEGWERGEEFAILTGRGPSNVMHLGHMLLFDFVAWMQKTFKVPAYIPLSDDEKYVFLKVDSLREAAFYAYDNALDIAALGFDEKKTYFFISTKTPEIYEMSVELSTEVTLNEVKAVFGFTDSDNPGKYFYSVVQSAHILFPTVRKGYRSLVPIAIDQDPYIRLSRDIAERKKLPKPAALHSKYLPGLTGEPMSASKPETAIFLDDPPKVIKEKIWKALTGGQPTVKEQREKGGDPERCVVFKWLEAFVLDPKEAEEWKGRCRRGEVLCGECKKKLYEGIVRILKEHHERKLKLADKADKFFLHPVDWGEVDKVKEKTKRLLEQFNLS; encoded by the coding sequence TTGAACGGGGACCTCCAGAAGAGCACCGATTATGACCGCTTGATCAAGGTGTTCGGCGTCACTCCCTTGTCAGAAGAGGTCCTAAACAAACTCCCCGAGAGGCACAAACTGTTCGAAATAGGTTACTTCTTCGCCCACAGGGACTTCGACAAAGTCCTTGAAGGCTGGGAGAGGGGAGAGGAGTTCGCCATCTTAACGGGGAGGGGGCCCTCCAACGTAATGCACTTGGGCCACATGCTGCTCTTCGACTTCGTCGCTTGGATGCAGAAGACCTTCAAGGTTCCGGCTTACATACCGTTGAGCGACGACGAGAAGTACGTGTTCTTGAAGGTAGATAGCTTGAGGGAGGCGGCGTTCTACGCCTATGACAACGCTCTCGACATCGCCGCTTTGGGATTCGACGAGAAGAAGACTTACTTCTTTATTTCCACAAAAACCCCAGAAATATACGAGATGTCCGTGGAGCTCAGCACGGAAGTCACTTTGAACGAGGTCAAGGCAGTATTCGGCTTCACCGACAGCGACAACCCCGGCAAGTATTTCTACTCCGTCGTCCAGTCCGCGCACATACTCTTCCCGACCGTCAGAAAGGGGTACCGCTCCTTAGTCCCCATCGCCATCGACCAAGATCCCTACATAAGGTTGAGCAGGGACATAGCGGAGAGGAAGAAGCTCCCCAAGCCCGCCGCGTTACACAGCAAGTACTTGCCGGGGCTGACCGGGGAACCGATGAGCGCTAGCAAGCCCGAGACGGCGATATTCTTGGACGACCCACCTAAAGTGATAAAGGAGAAAATTTGGAAGGCCTTGACGGGCGGCCAGCCCACGGTGAAGGAGCAGAGGGAGAAGGGAGGGGACCCGGAGAGGTGCGTGGTCTTCAAGTGGTTGGAAGCCTTCGTCTTGGACCCCAAGGAGGCTGAGGAGTGGAAGGGGCGCTGTAGGAGGGGCGAAGTGCTTTGCGGCGAGTGTAAGAAGAAGCTTTATGAGGGCATAGTGAGGATCCTCAAAGAGCACCACGAGAGGAAGTTGAAGTTAGCGGACAAGGCTGACAAGTTCTTCTTACACCCCGTGGACTGGGGAGAGGTGGACAAAGTAAAGGAGAAGACCAAGAGGCTCTTGGAACAGTTCAATCTTTCTTGA